A part of Prolixibacteraceae bacterium genomic DNA contains:
- a CDS encoding nitrophenyl compound nitroreductase subunit ArsF family protein, producing the protein MKNLRIYIVLIVVVTFFTSCNGTNKKKSDCCEKKVEKTACCDEKKAEKKPCCGDKTKTATKPCSEKKNIQKKPCCGDKVASNGVKVYYFHGTRRCATCKAVEAVTLETVSETFGDKVAFISIDRDQDKENPLIEKYHVTGQTLLVVNGDQKENLTNVAFMNAKTHPEKLKAKIIETVETLK; encoded by the coding sequence ATGAAAAACCTGAGAATTTATATCGTATTGATTGTTGTAGTTACATTTTTTACTTCTTGTAACGGAACGAATAAGAAGAAATCGGATTGTTGTGAAAAGAAAGTGGAAAAGACTGCTTGTTGCGATGAAAAGAAGGCTGAGAAGAAGCCTTGTTGTGGGGATAAAACAAAGACTGCTACAAAACCTTGTAGTGAAAAGAAGAATATTCAAAAGAAACCATGTTGTGGGGATAAAGTTGCAAGCAATGGTGTAAAAGTTTACTATTTTCACGGAACTCGTCGTTGTGCTACATGTAAAGCAGTAGAGGCAGTTACTTTAGAAACTGTTTCTGAAACATTCGGTGACAAAGTTGCTTTTATTTCTATTGACAGAGACCAAGATAAGGAAAATCCATTGATCGAAAAGTATCATGTTACAGGACAAACACTTCTTGTGGTAAACGGAGATCAAAAAGAGAATCTTACCAATGTTGCATTTATGAATGCTAAGACACACCCAGAGAAGCTGAAAGCAAAGATTATTGAAACAGTGGAAACATTGAAATAA
- a CDS encoding bifunctional helix-turn-helix transcriptional regulator/GNAT family N-acetyltransferase encodes MADMLNELGFLAGASRFRRISEKLQQDGDKIYSDANIRFRASWFSVYYVLAKSNLPQTILEISNQIDFSHITVKNILRELTKEELVSIKPNPRDKRSKLVELTKKGKELQMELEPLWLSFSNTLKDLFSIGHPDMSNILNRLDWEINFKPINERIHQPKDEFVKILDYKPSLKKHFYELAGPWLLGVLNGKLEEDDKFTLNNPDKAYLENGGFVFYAKYKNNIVGCVALKRLDDDTFEFAKLFINPNFRKLGIATKLIERCISRCMENEAKELWLQTTMSMPQAHKLYYKLGFNDKSAPPQMDVLERTEKIMCLTL; translated from the coding sequence ATGGCAGATATGTTAAATGAATTAGGATTTCTTGCAGGGGCTTCAAGATTCCGAAGAATTAGTGAAAAACTGCAACAAGATGGCGACAAAATTTATTCCGATGCTAATATTCGATTTAGGGCAAGCTGGTTTTCAGTGTACTATGTTTTAGCAAAGTCAAATTTGCCCCAAACTATACTTGAGATTTCCAATCAAATCGACTTTTCTCATATTACAGTTAAGAATATTTTACGAGAACTGACAAAGGAAGAGTTAGTCAGCATTAAGCCTAACCCAAGAGATAAACGTTCAAAATTAGTTGAACTAACAAAAAAAGGGAAAGAACTACAAATGGAACTTGAACCATTATGGCTTTCTTTCTCAAATACTCTTAAAGACTTATTTTCAATCGGACATCCAGATATGAGTAACATTTTGAATAGGCTGGATTGGGAGATTAATTTTAAACCAATAAATGAACGTATTCATCAACCCAAAGACGAATTTGTAAAAATCCTTGATTATAAACCAAGTTTAAAAAAACACTTCTATGAATTAGCAGGTCCTTGGCTACTAGGTGTTTTGAATGGCAAATTGGAAGAAGATGATAAATTCACTTTAAATAATCCTGATAAAGCATATTTAGAAAATGGAGGATTTGTATTTTACGCAAAATACAAAAACAACATAGTAGGTTGTGTTGCCTTAAAACGATTAGATGACGACACATTTGAATTCGCTAAGTTATTTATTAATCCAAACTTTCGAAAACTTGGAATAGCTACTAAACTAATAGAACGTTGCATAAGTCGTTGTATGGAAAATGAAGCGAAAGAACTTTGGTTGCAAACTACTATGAGTATGCCACAAGCACACAAGCTATATTACAAACTTGGATTTAACGACAAGTCGGCACCACCCCAAATGGATGTATTGGAAAGAACCGAAAAAATAATGTGTCTCACACTATGA
- a CDS encoding aromatic aminobenezylarsenical efflux permease ArsG family transporter, translated as MEILQGWLEGSSFPLLTAFILGLMTAISPCPLATNITAIGFISKDIGSRKRVFINGIVYTLGRAVTYTLIGILFFFGASHLSIEGVLQEWGEKLLGPLLIIIGLFMLDLFSFRIPGIGGVSEKMEKRSQSGLGGVLLLGVVFALAFCPYSGVLYFGMLIPMTISSAGSLYLPAVFALATGVPVIIFAWIIAFSIGSMGTVYNKIKRFEIWFRKVVAVLFVAVGIYHILIFFI; from the coding sequence ATGGAAATACTTCAGGGATGGTTAGAGGGATCTTCATTTCCTCTTCTAACAGCATTTATTTTAGGACTTATGACAGCCATAAGTCCTTGCCCTTTGGCAACAAATATTACAGCGATTGGTTTTATCAGTAAAGATATTGGAAGTCGTAAGCGAGTTTTTATTAATGGAATTGTATACACATTGGGGCGTGCAGTCACTTACACTCTTATTGGAATTTTGTTCTTCTTTGGTGCGAGTCACTTGTCTATCGAAGGAGTATTGCAAGAGTGGGGAGAGAAACTTCTTGGGCCCCTGTTGATTATTATTGGACTTTTTATGCTTGATCTGTTTTCTTTTCGTATTCCTGGAATAGGAGGAGTATCTGAAAAGATGGAAAAGCGTAGCCAATCTGGTTTAGGAGGAGTACTTCTTTTAGGAGTTGTATTTGCCTTGGCGTTTTGCCCTTACAGTGGTGTATTATATTTTGGGATGCTAATTCCGATGACTATTAGTAGTGCAGGAAGTCTATACTTGCCAGCAGTATTTGCGCTAGCTACAGGTGTTCCTGTTATTATTTTTGCATGGATTATTGCTTTCAGTATTGGTTCAATGGGAACTGTTTATAACAAAATCAAACGTTTTGAGATATGGTTTCGTAAAGTGGTTGCAGTACTATTTGTTGCTGTAGGCATCTATCATATTTTGATATTCTTTATTTAA
- a CDS encoding formate/nitrite transporter family protein yields the protein MGGMYSPDEIVDVVRKTALKKAKYGSKKTLILSFLAGAYIAFGSLLAIIVAGGTPGLSESYIGIQKLLLGATFPVGLIMVVIAGAELFTGNTAYFMPNIIDGKQPVSDMFRNWMWVYIGNFIGSLFVAYFITYLTDVVAHKPWLDMVNSIAIGKTSNPFYKTFLKGIGANWLVCLAMWLGMASKSASGKILGIWWPVMAFVTIGFEHSIANMYFIPLAIFHGADISWSDFIFHNLIPATLGNIVGGLFFVGTLYGYLFRNKS from the coding sequence ATGGGGGGAATGTATTCACCAGACGAGATCGTAGATGTCGTAAGAAAAACTGCGCTCAAGAAAGCGAAGTATGGTTCAAAGAAAACACTTATTTTAAGCTTCCTTGCAGGTGCTTATATCGCTTTTGGTAGCCTTTTAGCAATTATAGTAGCAGGCGGAACTCCTGGCTTAAGCGAGTCATATATTGGAATTCAAAAACTTCTATTGGGAGCAACATTCCCTGTGGGACTAATTATGGTCGTCATCGCAGGAGCAGAGTTGTTTACAGGTAACACAGCTTATTTCATGCCTAATATTATAGACGGAAAGCAGCCTGTGTCTGATATGTTTCGGAATTGGATGTGGGTATATATCGGTAATTTTATAGGTTCGCTTTTTGTTGCCTATTTTATTACCTATCTCACCGATGTTGTGGCTCATAAACCTTGGTTAGATATGGTGAATAGTATTGCAATAGGAAAGACTTCAAATCCGTTTTATAAGACTTTCTTGAAAGGCATTGGAGCAAATTGGTTGGTTTGTCTTGCAATGTGGTTAGGAATGGCTTCTAAAAGTGCTTCTGGGAAAATACTTGGAATATGGTGGCCTGTTATGGCATTTGTAACGATTGGTTTTGAACATAGTATTGCAAATATGTATTTCATACCATTAGCGATCTTCCATGGTGCTGATATCTCATGGAGTGATTTTATCTTCCATAACCTTATACCTGCAACTTTAGGTAATATTGTTGGTGGATTGTTTTTTGTTGGAACGCTTTATGGCTATCTATTCCGTAATAAATCATGA
- a CDS encoding sulfatase yields MNIRNLIVAFILTPVSLFAKEKKNVLFIAVDDLKPILGCYGNSFIKTPNIDRLGKRGVVFTNNHCQQAVCAPSRSSLLCGLKPNHTKVWDLKTKIRDMNPNAVTIPQYFKSKGYFVTGTGKIFDTRSVDRKHDAISWSEPYSFLGDEKFMSKEYGAPALRHYQLAATKREVAKYQRIAKEKGLRGAQINKFIQEHIKPSVECVDVPDNAYVDGVIGLTGVERIKQASKKQQPFFVAVGFKRPHLPFVAPKKYWDLYQREKIPVAQYQKYAKRGPKLSYHTSGEIHSYSDIPRLETFSDIKQNIFDIDKQKELIHGYYASISYVDEQIGKLLDTIDSLGLNKNTIIVLWGDHGWHLGDHGLWCKHSNFEQATRSPLIISDSSRKTGIYQYPTEFLSVFPTVCDLAGISKPSFIEGVSLKPAMDNLNRRVLDCAVSQYGRGKREGYAFRTDRYRLVVWFNKMAHHPENYSRDLIYTEELYDYDVDPLETINVVDDPSYDVVRKRLETYCFNYFEQISEREE; encoded by the coding sequence ATGAATATACGAAATCTAATAGTTGCCTTTATTCTTACCCCAGTATCTCTTTTTGCAAAGGAGAAGAAGAATGTTCTTTTCATCGCAGTCGATGATCTAAAACCAATTCTTGGATGTTATGGAAATAGTTTTATTAAAACACCTAATATTGATCGTTTGGGCAAACGTGGGGTTGTCTTTACCAATAATCATTGTCAACAAGCTGTTTGTGCTCCTTCTAGGTCTAGCTTGTTGTGCGGACTTAAACCCAATCATACTAAAGTATGGGATCTAAAAACGAAGATCAGAGATATGAATCCGAATGCAGTAACCATTCCCCAATACTTTAAAAGCAAAGGTTATTTTGTGACAGGAACAGGTAAAATTTTTGATACTAGAAGCGTCGATCGTAAACATGATGCTATTTCTTGGAGTGAACCTTATTCATTTCTTGGAGACGAAAAATTTATGTCTAAAGAGTATGGAGCACCTGCGTTGAGACATTACCAGCTTGCAGCGACTAAAAGGGAGGTGGCAAAATATCAGCGTATAGCTAAGGAAAAAGGATTAAGAGGTGCTCAAATTAATAAATTTATTCAAGAGCATATTAAACCAAGTGTTGAGTGTGTTGACGTTCCTGATAATGCATATGTTGATGGGGTGATTGGACTAACAGGTGTGGAAAGAATTAAACAGGCTAGCAAGAAACAGCAACCATTCTTTGTTGCCGTTGGTTTCAAGCGACCACATCTGCCTTTTGTTGCACCGAAGAAATATTGGGATTTGTACCAAAGAGAAAAAATTCCTGTTGCACAATATCAAAAGTATGCAAAGAGAGGACCTAAACTATCCTATCATACTTCTGGTGAGATACATTCGTATTCAGACATTCCAAGATTAGAAACTTTCTCAGACATCAAACAAAACATCTTTGATATCGATAAGCAAAAAGAGCTTATTCATGGTTATTATGCTTCTATCTCATATGTTGATGAACAAATCGGAAAATTATTAGATACGATTGACTCTTTGGGATTAAATAAAAATACAATTATTGTTCTCTGGGGTGATCATGGATGGCATCTTGGAGATCATGGATTGTGGTGTAAACATAGCAATTTTGAACAAGCTACTCGTAGTCCGTTGATTATTTCAGATTCATCAAGGAAGACAGGGATTTATCAGTACCCTACCGAATTCCTATCTGTCTTTCCCACAGTATGTGATCTTGCAGGAATCTCAAAACCGTCATTTATTGAAGGGGTAAGTTTGAAACCAGCAATGGACAATTTAAATCGACGCGTGTTAGATTGTGCCGTAAGTCAATATGGTAGAGGTAAAAGAGAAGGTTATGCTTTTAGAACCGATCGTTATAGACTCGTGGTATGGTTCAACAAAATGGCACACCATCCAGAAAATTATTCTAGAGACCTAATCTATACGGAAGAGTTGTATGATTATGATGTGGATCCTCTTGAGACAATCAATGTGGTTGATGATCCATCGTATGATGTAGTGCGAAAGAGACTTGAGACTTACTGTTTTAACTATTTTGAACAGATATCTGAAAGAGAAGAATAA
- a CDS encoding endo-1,4-beta-xylanase: MKKKIQLQIQLLLVMIIGHVALYAEESPVKRSALSPSAKSSIVLAEDNPGSLPYVVKQKSNFLDLIIGSAYHERFMTDSNRKELYANFDYITPGNDFKQSYMHSKPGVYRFDKSDFWINECKKYNKVIRLHAPISPQCSKWVRIDNRTGGEMRVMMQEYMDTLIARYMNEPCVRWYDVVNETIDANTGDWFMDKSGVDKWENPWVKMGFDQSSSLKVPNYVIESFEIATQKCPNHVKLIINQHGAFERPVWNRMKKLVLFLRTRGFRVDGIGWQAHIDCGWEKSQDNISHLQEVIRWCHTNGLEFHITEFNVWLKNKTYSYQDQANTFAKVVKVVSNESKNGPVRINFWHMRKGETAKETFDGTPFFDNFTPKPAYYRMRKVLRNI, encoded by the coding sequence ATGAAGAAAAAAATTCAGCTCCAAATCCAATTGTTGTTGGTCATGATCATTGGTCATGTCGCTTTGTATGCCGAAGAATCACCCGTAAAGCGATCTGCTTTATCTCCATCCGCAAAGAGTTCAATCGTACTTGCCGAAGATAATCCAGGAAGTTTACCATATGTTGTCAAACAAAAGTCGAATTTCTTAGATCTTATTATTGGTTCAGCCTATCATGAACGTTTTATGACCGATTCCAATAGAAAGGAGCTATATGCCAATTTTGATTATATCACACCAGGAAATGATTTTAAACAGAGTTATATGCATTCTAAACCAGGAGTCTATCGTTTTGATAAGAGTGATTTTTGGATCAACGAATGTAAAAAATACAATAAAGTCATTCGGTTACATGCTCCTATTAGCCCTCAATGTTCTAAGTGGGTTCGAATAGATAATCGAACGGGGGGAGAGATGCGAGTAATGATGCAAGAATATATGGATACATTGATTGCTAGGTATATGAATGAACCTTGTGTGAGATGGTATGATGTTGTCAATGAAACCATCGATGCTAATACAGGAGATTGGTTTATGGATAAAAGTGGTGTTGACAAGTGGGAGAATCCATGGGTTAAGATGGGGTTTGATCAATCCTCATCATTAAAAGTTCCTAACTATGTGATCGAATCCTTTGAGATTGCTACCCAAAAGTGTCCGAATCATGTAAAGTTAATTATTAATCAACATGGAGCTTTTGAACGTCCTGTATGGAATCGAATGAAAAAACTCGTACTTTTTTTAAGAACGAGAGGTTTTCGTGTTGATGGGATAGGGTGGCAAGCACATATCGACTGTGGTTGGGAGAAAAGTCAAGATAATATTTCTCATCTACAAGAGGTTATTCGCTGGTGTCATACCAATGGTTTGGAATTTCATATCACTGAATTTAATGTGTGGCTGAAGAATAAAACGTATAGTTATCAAGATCAAGCCAATACTTTTGCTAAAGTGGTTAAAGTGGTTTCTAACGAATCTAAGAATGGACCTGTAAGAATCAATTTTTGGCATATGAGAAAAGGAGAGACTGCTAAAGAGACGTTCGATGGTACACCTTTCTTTGATAATTTTACACCGAAACCAGCATATTATCGAATGCGAAAAGTATTACGTAATATTTAG
- a CDS encoding glycoside hydrolase family 3 C-terminal domain-containing protein — translation MYKLLFILTLSLSLIACKEKKTPMKPIYLDESFSVNKRVEDLLSRMTLEEKIAQMCQYVGLEHMKKAEQNLTKEQMEESDAHGFYPELHSSDVEEMITKGLIGSFLHVVDVNEVNHLQALAQKSRLKIPLLIGIDAIHGTGLVEGATIYPTPIGLASTWAPDLVRKVSVETAKEMRATGATWTFTPNIDVARDARWGRVGETFGEDPLLVSKMGVAMIQGLQHSEKNGHFNVVACAKHLIAGSQSVNGINGAPTDLSERTIREIFLPPYKAAVEAGVFSIMTAHNELNGVACHADKWMMNDILREELGFKGFFVSDWMDIERLVTRHFVAPNQKEACFQTIDAGMDMHMHGPGFLKPVEALVKEGRISVHRIDQSIRRILEAKFKLGLFENPFVNTTGTTETTETTGVLFNRLHQATALEAAQKSIVLLKNKDNLLPINKLKYKKILVTGPNSNNETILGDWVWKQPKKNVVTILEGIREVAKGCEITYLNVGEDVRKIVPSKLLEAKRKAQKSDLAIVVVGENSFRWKWQEKTCGENAARSELNLVGEQQKLIKMINSTGVPTLVVFVNGRPLATEWIAENIPAIIESWEPGSMGGKAVAQIIFGEVNPSGKLPITIPRSVGHQLSIYNAKPSQYFHKYVTSRSDNLFSFGYGLSYSKFKYDNVRVSKDTIRSDESVQISVEVTNVGDVKGDEIVQFYLRDEFSSVTRPVKELKDFKRISLDPKESKVVSFKVMPHMLGFLGKDLVETIESGTFIGMVGSSSRRTDLKSALFYVTKD, via the coding sequence ATGTATAAGTTATTATTTATCTTGACCCTGTCATTAAGTCTAATTGCTTGCAAAGAGAAAAAGACACCAATGAAACCAATCTATTTAGATGAATCTTTTTCTGTAAATAAACGAGTGGAGGATTTGTTGTCAAGGATGACCTTAGAAGAGAAAATAGCTCAAATGTGTCAATATGTTGGTCTCGAGCATATGAAAAAAGCAGAGCAAAATTTGACCAAAGAACAGATGGAGGAAAGTGATGCTCATGGATTCTATCCTGAACTTCATTCAAGTGATGTGGAAGAGATGATCACAAAAGGGTTGATTGGATCTTTTCTTCATGTGGTAGATGTCAATGAAGTGAATCATCTACAAGCACTGGCACAAAAAAGCAGACTTAAAATACCACTGCTCATTGGTATTGACGCAATTCATGGTACAGGACTTGTTGAAGGTGCAACCATTTATCCTACTCCCATTGGTTTAGCAAGTACTTGGGCCCCTGACTTAGTTAGGAAGGTATCCGTAGAAACTGCAAAAGAGATGAGAGCTACTGGTGCAACATGGACATTTACTCCAAATATTGATGTGGCTAGAGATGCAAGATGGGGAAGGGTAGGAGAAACATTTGGAGAGGACCCATTACTTGTATCCAAAATGGGTGTTGCCATGATTCAAGGGTTACAACACAGTGAGAAGAATGGCCATTTTAATGTGGTGGCTTGTGCAAAACATTTAATTGCCGGTAGTCAGTCTGTCAATGGAATAAATGGGGCCCCAACAGATTTATCCGAACGAACAATTCGTGAGATATTTTTGCCACCATATAAGGCAGCTGTGGAAGCAGGAGTGTTCTCTATTATGACTGCTCATAATGAATTAAATGGCGTTGCTTGTCATGCCGACAAATGGATGATGAATGACATCTTAAGAGAAGAGCTTGGATTTAAAGGGTTCTTTGTTAGTGATTGGATGGATATTGAACGTCTTGTTACACGTCATTTTGTGGCTCCCAATCAAAAAGAAGCTTGTTTTCAAACCATCGATGCAGGAATGGATATGCACATGCATGGTCCAGGATTCTTAAAACCTGTTGAGGCTTTAGTGAAAGAGGGGCGTATTTCAGTACATCGTATTGACCAAAGCATTAGACGAATACTTGAAGCAAAGTTTAAACTAGGACTGTTTGAGAATCCCTTTGTTAATACAACAGGGACAACAGAGACAACAGAGACAACAGGGGTGCTGTTTAATCGACTACATCAGGCTACTGCCTTGGAAGCAGCACAAAAATCTATTGTACTGCTAAAGAATAAAGACAATCTCCTTCCTATTAATAAACTGAAGTATAAAAAAATATTGGTTACAGGACCTAATTCCAATAATGAGACGATTCTTGGTGATTGGGTATGGAAACAACCAAAAAAGAATGTGGTGACCATTCTAGAGGGCATAAGGGAGGTCGCAAAAGGTTGTGAGATAACTTATTTGAATGTAGGAGAAGATGTGAGAAAAATAGTACCTTCTAAGCTGTTAGAGGCAAAGAGAAAGGCTCAGAAATCGGATCTTGCTATTGTGGTGGTTGGAGAAAATTCATTTAGGTGGAAATGGCAAGAAAAAACTTGTGGTGAGAATGCTGCTCGTTCAGAATTAAACTTGGTCGGAGAACAACAGAAGTTGATCAAAATGATTAATAGTACAGGGGTTCCTACTCTCGTTGTCTTTGTTAATGGTCGTCCATTGGCAACCGAATGGATTGCTGAAAATATTCCTGCTATTATTGAATCTTGGGAACCTGGTTCTATGGGTGGAAAAGCTGTTGCACAGATAATCTTCGGTGAGGTGAATCCTTCAGGAAAATTGCCTATAACAATTCCACGTAGTGTTGGACACCAGTTGTCTATTTACAACGCGAAACCATCTCAATATTTTCATAAATATGTAACAAGTCGTAGTGATAATCTCTTTTCATTTGGTTATGGATTAAGTTATTCGAAATTTAAGTATGACAACGTGCGAGTTTCGAAAGATACTATTAGATCTGATGAATCAGTCCAGATATCAGTCGAGGTTACGAATGTCGGAGATGTAAAAGGAGATGAGATCGTACAATTTTATTTGCGTGATGAATTTAGTTCTGTTACACGTCCAGTTAAGGAATTAAAAGATTTTAAACGTATTTCATTGGATCCTAAAGAATCAAAGGTCGTATCGTTTAAAGTGATGCCACATATGTTGGGGTTTTTAGGTAAAGATCTTGTTGAGACTATTGAATCGGGTACTTTCATAGGAATGGTGGGAAGTTCGTCAAGAAGAACGGATTTGAAAAGTGCTTTGTTTTATGTAACAAAAGATTAG
- a CDS encoding thioredoxin family protein: MEIKVLGTGCAKCKTQEKYVQDAVAEANVEATVEKEEDIMKIMQYGVMATPAIVIDNEVVAKGRVLSVKEIVKLITQ; encoded by the coding sequence ATGGAAATTAAAGTATTAGGCACAGGTTGTGCAAAGTGTAAAACACAAGAGAAATATGTGCAAGATGCTGTTGCAGAAGCAAATGTCGAAGCTACTGTGGAGAAGGAAGAGGATATTATGAAAATTATGCAGTATGGTGTAATGGCTACTCCTGCAATCGTTATTGATAATGAGGTTGTAGCAAAAGGTCGGGTCTTGTCCGTAAAAGAAATTGTAAAACTAATTACCCAATAA
- a CDS encoding permease: MRKKNHFSERESVFKDKTSCGYLIMVSLLVVFLAILYHYLPSLVDWFAYDFLTLSSTTHLGKSIHFFLYDTIKIMILLFLISGVMGIVNAYFPVDRLRVFLTTKKLYGLEYLMASFFGAVTPFCSCSSIPLFIGFVKGGIPLGVTFAYLITSPLVNEVAVAMFLGLFGFKATLIYAGSGILMGVIGGYILGKMRLDKYLSDWVKQIQDNAMAENEVWSEERTTFVDRLPIIIKEAWGIVRSVLLYVIIGIAIGAAMHGYVPEDFFTEYLSTDKWYAVPLAVILAVPMYANAAGIVPVIQVFVAKGVPLGTAIAFMMAVVGLSLPEATLLKKVMQWQLVAIFFGTITLFIILLGFLFNMVL; encoded by the coding sequence ATGAGAAAAAAAAATCACTTTTCAGAACGAGAATCTGTTTTCAAAGATAAAACTTCATGTGGTTATTTGATTATGGTATCTTTACTTGTTGTGTTTTTAGCTATTTTATATCATTACCTCCCGAGTTTGGTGGATTGGTTTGCTTATGATTTTCTAACGCTTTCATCCACCACTCATCTAGGAAAATCGATCCATTTTTTTCTTTATGATACCATAAAGATTATGATCTTGCTTTTTCTTATAAGTGGGGTAATGGGGATAGTGAATGCATACTTTCCAGTGGATCGTTTGCGGGTCTTCTTGACTACAAAGAAACTTTACGGTCTAGAATACTTAATGGCATCGTTTTTTGGTGCTGTAACTCCTTTTTGTTCTTGTTCATCGATCCCTCTTTTTATCGGTTTTGTAAAAGGAGGTATCCCATTAGGAGTAACATTTGCTTATCTTATCACATCTCCTTTAGTAAACGAAGTTGCTGTGGCTATGTTTTTAGGTCTCTTTGGTTTTAAAGCGACTCTAATATATGCGGGTAGTGGAATTTTAATGGGCGTTATCGGTGGATATATCCTAGGTAAAATGAGACTAGATAAGTATTTGAGCGATTGGGTAAAACAAATCCAAGATAATGCAATGGCAGAAAATGAAGTTTGGAGTGAAGAGAGAACCACCTTTGTTGATCGTTTGCCTATTATTATCAAAGAAGCGTGGGGTATTGTTCGCTCCGTGTTATTATATGTAATCATAGGAATTGCTATTGGCGCAGCGATGCATGGATATGTTCCAGAAGATTTTTTTACAGAATATCTATCTACTGACAAATGGTATGCAGTTCCTTTAGCTGTAATATTAGCTGTTCCGATGTATGCTAATGCGGCAGGTATCGTTCCTGTAATTCAAGTGTTTGTTGCTAAAGGTGTTCCGCTTGGAACTGCTATTGCTTTTATGATGGCCGTAGTCGGACTTTCACTTCCAGAAGCTACATTATTAAAAAAAGTAATGCAATGGCAATTGGTCGCAATCTTCTTTGGAACGATTACTTTGTTTATAATTCTGTTAGGATTCCTATTTAATATGGTTCTGTAA